The Synergistota bacterium DNA segment AAAGGCAGGATCGTATATACTTGATGGGGTAAAGTTTATGAAGATCATAAGATCGTATAGGGATTTTAAGGCTGCAGTCTTAATTGAAGCCTCTCTACAAGCTCTATCCAGGTAGAATAAGGTGTTAGTTTTCTCCGCAAGCCTAAATAAGGTGAGCGGAGGAAGGAGACTTCCATCACTTTTAACGCCCCTAATCAAACACTCCTGCCCTATAACCTTAAGATCGTATGAAACTATAGGCTGAAAGTAAACCACCAGTCTTCCCTCTTCCAATATGCTGAGATACTCCTCTGCTTCAATAATTGAAAACCATGTATCCAAGGGCTTGGCCCTCTTAAAGGATCCGATCGTCAGCTTCTCATCCTTGCCTAAAACCAAGACCAAGATGCCATTCCTCTCAGGGCTGGAGAAATTAGACCTTTCGTACAAGTTTTCCAGGAAAAGCCTAAAATTACTGCACTCTATGATAATAGCATCTTCCTCTTCTGAATACTTATAACCTAAAACCTTAAGTAACTCCCTCATCTTTTGAAGAAGGAGCTCGTGTTCGAAGATGATATACACCTTGGCTTCATCAGAGGGTATCATAGGAAGAGTTTGACACTTATGGCATTTACTCATCATGCTTCTTACCCCCTCACATTAAAAACCTTAAGATATGTGGAAATACCCTCTTTAGATATCAGGCTTCTTAGGCCCATCTTTCTGACCCTTCCAAAAATCGGTCTTTCTGGAAACGGCCTATCAAAGGCCCCGAAACACCAGCTTATACCCGCATAGCCATTAGGATCCCTACCATCTAAGGCATACTTATCATTCAAGTAACAAGCTATATCAAAAGCTTCCTTAGGATGAGAGGTCCATTCAAGG contains these protein-coding regions:
- a CDS encoding EAL domain-containing protein → MMSKCHKCQTLPMIPSDEAKVYIIFEHELLLQKMRELLKVLGYKYSEEEDAIIIECSNFRLFLENLYERSNFSSPERNGILVLVLGKDEKLTIGSFKRAKPLDTWFSIIEAEEYLSILEEGRLVVYFQPIVSYDLKVIGQECLIRGVKSDGSLLPPLTLFRLAEKTNTLFYLDRACREASIKTAALKSLYDLMIFINFTPSSIYDPAFCLQTTVSWVNHFGFNPSMVVFEVVESQKIEDVKHLGNILDYYRQNGFRVALDDVGSGYSNLEMLVNLRPDIVKIEKEIVRNVNYDSLKQSIVSALVRICKEANIKSLAEGVETKDEFEYLKDKVDYFQGFLISKPSSEPVRVL